A window of Adhaeribacter arboris genomic DNA:
AAAGAGCGGCTGATTCGGCCATCCGATGCTGATAATCTTTCAGTACGGTTAACAAGAAATCAGCGGGGGACAGGTTATGAGTTACACGCATGGTTTCCTGCGTTTTTTCGGCTACCCGTTCCAGTAAAAGGGTATTTTGGTGTTGGCGGGCTTTAAAGAATAATTTGCGAATAAGGGCCACATCGGCATCGGTCAGTTCCTGCACTTCCGGAAAAACTACTTGATAATTTTCTTCGGGTTGAATAGCCAGTAAGGGATTACGTTTAATCGCGCGAGTACGAATGACGGTGGTGCCGGCCGCCAAATCGCCTAAGCGCTGCCCCCGCCCGTTGGCAGCCAGGGTAATAATAGCAATAATCCCGAAAGAAGCGAGAGTATCCACAATCAGGAAAACCCACCGGAGGAGGTAATCGCCGATGCTGGGAGAGCGACCATTGAGTTTAATTACTTTTATATCTTGAGCTTTCTTGCCAATAGTTTGGCCATTCAGAAAAATCTCGCATAATAAACTGTAAAATAGTAATGGCAGGTAAAATAAAATAACCAATATAGGGCCATAACCTATTTTAAACACGGCAAGAATCAGCCCAACGGCCATGAACCAGCCCATGTAAACGGCATAATCTATCAACTGGGCCAAAATGCGATTGCCAATACTAGCCGGTTCGTATTCCAACTCCACGTTCTGCGACGTGTTTATACGAATAGTATTCATTAAATTAAATATAGAGCTTTAATAATTAGGCTAATTTAAGTATATTTGACAGGAATAAAAACCCAGACGGATGCGTGAAGCTGCTTTTATCAAACAAAATTCGGCAAAATGGAAATCTTTCGAAAACCAGGACTTTCTGGACCCCGACTTACTGGCCGACCGTTTTATTCAACTAACCGACGATTTATCTTTTGCCCGAACTTTTTATCCTGACTCAGATAATACGCTGTACCTGAATGCTTTGGCTGCCAGAGTGCACCAGGCCATTTACAAAAATAATCGTACGCGCCGTAATAGGTTCGGGCAATTCTGGCGTTACGAGTTGCCATTCCTGTTCTGGCAACATCAAAAGCAGTTAATTTTTGCCTTTATTATATTCACCGCCGGGGCGGCCATTGGGGTGCTCTCGGCGGCCTTCGACGATACCTTTGTCCGGTTAATTTTAGGCGACGGTTACGTAAACCAGACTATTGCCAACATTAAAAAAGGAGATCCCATGGCCATTTATAAGCAAGACGGGCAAACCGAGATGTTTTTATTCATTACCCTCAACAACATTAAAGTGGCTTTTTTTGCTTTCGTTTATGGAATTTTCTTTTCGGTGGGTACTTTCTGGATTTTGCTGAGTAATGGTATTATGCTGGGGGCATTTCAGTATTTTTTCTATAAACAAGGGTTGCTCCTCCCTTCCGTGCTCACGGTATGGATTCATGGTACTTTAGAGATATCGGCCATTGTAATTGCGGGTTGCGCCGGGTTTGTACTGGGCAACAGTATATTATTTCCGAAAACATATTCGCGCCTGGATTCGTTTAAACGGGCTTCCCGCCAAGGATTGAAAATAACCGTTGGCCTGGTACCAATATTTATAACCGCTGGCTTTCTGGAAAGCTTTGTAACCCGCCATACCGAAATGCCTCTGGCGCTAAGTTGTTTTATTATTCTGGCTTCTTTGTTTTTTATTCTTTTGTACTTTATTTATTACCCGCAGGCCCTTCACGCTAAAAATACCCATGCCCAGTTATCTTCTTAATTTCCGCGAAGAACGCGATTTAAGCCAGAAAATAAACGCCACTTTCGGGTTCATCAAACAGCACTTTAAACCCCTGTTCCGACTCTTGCTATTTATAGTAATGCCATTCGCCTTAATTGGAGGCGTATTTCTGGGTATTTACCAGCGGCGGGCCCTCACGCTGAACCGGGGCGAACGCGATATTGAATACGGTACTTATGCCGAGTACGAATTTTATAATCAGATTAGCTCGTTTAATTATCTGATTGGGATTTTCTGCGCTTATGTGAGCTTCCTGCTCATTAGCCTGGTTATTTATAGCTATATTCTGGAGTACATGGATAACGAGGGACAGATTGCCCCCGGAAGTGTTTGGAACCGCGTGAAAGACAATTTTCTGCGGGTGTTTTTTGCCTCCTTCGGAATATTTTTACTTTGTGCACTTGGTACTGTTTTGCTCGTTGTACCCGGTATTTACCTAAGCGTAGCTTTAAGTTTTTTTATGATGGTAATGCTGCGCGAAGATTTGGGTTTTGTAGATACCGTGGAGCGTTGTTTGTATTTAATAAAAGGTAATTGGTGGAGTACCCTGGGAATGTTGTTTATTGTTTCTTTTATACAGGCTCTATTAGCGCTGGTATTAGGGTTTCCGGTTTGGGTGCTACAGATTATGCAGGTACTAAACTTACCCGGGGTAGATAACGATTTACTAATGATTAGTGCCAATACCTTGTCGTCGGTGTTGAGTATATTTATGTACGTCATTATTATTGTGGCGCTGGCCTTTCAATATTTCAACCTTGTCGAAATAAAAGACGGTATTGGCTTCCTCGAACAAGCCGAAATGATTGGTACTCGCCGTACTCTTGTAGCCGATGAAGGGGATTTTTAAATATTTTATAATTTTTCTGATGTTCGGGGTATGTCGTTCGGGATACGCCGTCTCCGTTCGCTCACTTACTGATTCTATTCATATTGCCGCTGATACCAGCCGGGTAGTGGTGCGAACTTTGTCAGCCGACCAGTTAAATGCCTACCGCGCGGATCCTGATTTTCAGTACGGTACCGATGTACGCCCTTTGACCTCCGCCTGGGATCGTTTCTGGCGACAAGTTCGGGCGTATAGCTGGGAAATTCTGCGCAACCGTTCCTACGAGGGTTTCTGGAAATATGTGATCTACGGGGTTGTGGTTGGTCTCACGATTTTTGTGGTGCTTAAATTACTTAAAATAGAGTTTACTGGGCTTTTGGGTAAAAAGGCAAAGGCATTTGCGGTACCCTACGAAACCCACGCCGAAAACATCCACGCACTCGATTTTACCTCCTTGCTCGACGAAGCCGTCCGGCAAAAAGATTATCGCCGCGCTATTCGGTTGTATTATTTACACACCCTGAAACAACTCACCGACCAGGCGCTCATTGATTGGCAACCCGGTAAAACCAACCGCAGTTACATTCGCGAAATCCAGCCCCAGACTCTCCGGAAAGACTTCGAAAAAATTACGGCTTTGTTTGAATATGTGTGGTACGGTGGTTCCCAGGTAAATGAAGCGCATTATAATACCACGCGTCTGGCATTTATAACTTTTAATCAACTTATCGGCCGCCATGCGTAATTACCGGATGAGTTTGGCTTTGCTGGCGGTATTATTTGCCACGCTCGTAGCCGTTGAATATTACCAGCCCAAACCCGTCGATTGGCGGCAAAGCTTCGCGAACAAAGATAAAATACCGTACGGTACCTACGTGCTGTATCAGTTGCTGCCCGATCTGTTCCGGAATCAGGATATCACCACCGTACGGCAACCTATTTTAAACCATTTAGAAGAAACCCCTGTCCGGCATACGAATTATATTTTTATTAACGACGAGTTTGTTTTAGATTCTTTAGACCAACAAGCCTTACTGGCTCACGTAGCCCGTGGCAACCAAGTTTTTATTGCTGCCGAATCTTTTGCCGAAAAGTTTAAGGATATACTTCATTTTGATAGCCACTTTACCTATACAAAATCGGTTAAAGATCGTTTAGGGGTATACTTTGTCAACCCTAAACGGGGTAAGCAGCGGTATTATTTTGAAAAAAGAAAGTCGGAGGGGTATTTTACGCTCCGGAAAGGAGCGCAGGTAACGGCCTTAGGCAGAAATTCGGCAGGTTTACTTAACTTTATTTCCATCCGGTTCGGGAAAGGTGTATTCTATTTAAATACCGTGCCGGCCGCATTCACCAATTATTACGTACTCTCGCCCAAACACACCCGCTACGCCGCTACGGCTTTATCTTACCTGCCCGTGCAACCCGTTTTTTGGGACGAGTATCAGAAACAAGGTGGCATGGGTGAGCAATCGGTTTTTCGGGTTCTATTGGCGCATCCGCCGCTGCGTTGGGCTTACTACATTACATTGGTTGCCTTGGTGCTATACGTGTTGTTCGAAGGGAAACGTACGCAACGTATCATTCCTATTCTGGCGCCATCCACCAACGAAACGCTGGCTTTTGTGCGGGTAGTCGGTAACTTATATTTCAATAATCGTAATCATAAAAACATTGCCGAGAAAAAAATTCGTTATTTCCTGGAGTATCTGCGGCTGCACTTCTACGAATCATCACCGATCAACGATTCTGAGGCCCAGGAGCGCATTGCGGCCCGTTCGGGAGTTGCTATTACCGAAGTAAACAATTTATTTTATTTGCTGCAGAAAATCAGCAATGTACCAATTATCACCGACGAAGATCTGAGGCAACTGAACCAACAACTTGAGGCATTTTATAATCAAACCAATCGTTAATGAATGATGAAACATAACCTTTCATCGGGCAGAAAAGTTAAGTACCTCTCACTATTCTGAGTTACTTTACCGGCTAATTAAAAAACATAGGTGTCTGGTGTAAATACACTTGGATAGTACATGTAACTTTTAAGTAGTTGTGGGTTATTCGTTGTTCGACTAATTAATTTTTGAGGATCAGTAAGTTATCTCAAATGGTAGTCTCAACTAATTTCGTTGAAGTACTTAATTCTTTTTAAAACAGGATAAAAGATAAAATCCTGAACTAGTAAATAAATACTTAATAAATATATCTTTAACCGCCTTAAGCTAACTAAAATAAACTCTTACCAGCCAGCCGGAACTGCGGCCGCGCCACTACCTGTAGCTTAGTTATATTGCCTTTACTTTTATGGAAGAAACCCTCACTGAATTAGAACCCCGCGCGCAATTTTCAGAATTACAGGAATCTGTGCAAGAGATAAAACAAGCCATTGGCCGGATAATAGTTGGGCAAGAGGAAATGATTGATCTGCTTCTGGTAGCACTGCTCGCCGACGGTCACGTATTGATTGAAGGCGTACCCGGTATTGCCAAAACACTAACGGCCAAACTGCTGGCCCGCACCATTGCCGTGCCGTTTAGCCGCATTCAGTTTACACCCGATATGATGCCTTCGGATGTGCTGGGCACCTCGGTGTTTCATCCCGGTACCGCCTCCTTCCAATTTAAGCAGGGGCCGATTTTCTCGAATATAGTCCTGATTGATGAAATTAACCGGGCGCCCGCCAAAACCCAGGCTTCGTTGTTCGAGGTGATGGAGGAACGCCACATTACCCACGACGGCGTAACCTATCCGCTCACCGAACCATTTACCGTACTGGCTACTCAAAACCCGATTGAACAGGAAGGCACCTACCGTTTGCCCGAAGCCCAGCTCGACCGGTTCATGTTTAAAATTATCGTACCCTACCCCAACCTGAACGAAGAAGTAGCCATACTAAAAGTACACCACACCCAGCCTGACCTCAAAAATGACTTGGATACTATAAAGCCGGTACTCAGCGCCGAGAAGATGGCCTCGTTGCGCCAGCAGGTGAAAACGGTGCATCTCGACGAAAAACTCCTGGAGTATATTGGTCAATTGGTCGTACAAACCCGGACCCACAAAGCCTTATACCTGGGTGCTTCGCCGCGGGCCTCGCTGGCTATCCTTCATAGTTCCAAGGCGTTGGCGGCTACTCGGGGCCGGAGTTTCGTAACCCCCGAAGATGTGCAGGAGTTGGCGCCCGCCGTGCTGCGCCACCGCATTTTGCTTACGCCCGAAAAAGAAATGGAAGGCGCCCAACCCGACGACATCGTAAAACAAATTATTCAGAAAACCGAAGTACCGCGCTAGTGCAGTTTGTTCGTCAGCTCTATTTTACCTCTCGCTGGTACTACAGCCTCGCAGCTTTAGTAGGTTTGTTGTTGCTGGCTTTTTTCTTTCCGGCTTTATTTGGCGTTGCCCGGGTGCTGTGCGGTGTGTTAGCGTTGCTGGTGCTGCTGGATGGAGTGTCTTTGTTCCGGACCAACCGGGGGGTATTTGCCCGCCGCCAACTAGCCGAAAAGCTTTCGAACGGCAGCGATAACGATATAACTATTTCCCTCGAAAACCATTACTCTTTTCCCATAACAGTAGAGGTGATTGATGAATTACCGGTGCAACTGCAGTTGCGGGATACTGTTTTTAAAGTACGCGTACCTACCGGCGAAACTCACCTGATTACCTACCAGATCCGACCGGTGAAGCGGGGAGTATATTCTTTTGGGGCAATAAATGCGTTCGTGCGCAGCCCTTTGGGTTTGGTGCGCCGCCGTTACCAGTTTGCGCAGAACCAGGAAGTGCCCGTTTACCCATCTTTTATTCAGATGCGGCAGTTTGAATTGCGGGCTTTTACGAGTCAGTTAGCGGAACATGGCCTGAAAAAAGTACGCCGCGTGGGCCACCAGGCCGAGTTTGAGCAAATCCGGCCGTATACCCCCGGCGACGACCCCCGTGTGATTAACTGGCAGGCCACGGCTCGCCGTTCCGAGTTGATGGTGAACAGTTTCCAGGACGAAAAATCCCAACCGGTTTACTGCCTCATTGATAAAGGTCGGGTTATGAAAATGCCGTTTGAAGAGTTAAGTTTACTGGATTATGCTATTAATGCTACTTTAGTGCTAGCCAATGTTGCCCTTAAAAAACAGGATAAAGCTGGTATTATTACTTTTGCCGAAAGAGTAGGCACTGTTTTACCCGCCGAACGAAAAGCGGCTCACCTGCAAAAAATTCTGGATTTATTGTATCACCAGAAAACACGCTTCCTGGAGTCGGATTTTGAAAGCTTGTACGCGACTGTGCGCACCAAAATAAAACACCGGAGCTTGCTGGTATTATTTACTAATTTTGAAACCTTACAGGCAGCGCAGCGCCAATTACCTTATCTGAAAAAGCTGGCTCGCTACCATCTAATACTGGTAGTATTTTTCGAGAACACGGAACTGCGCACTTTGCTCGATGCACCCGCCCGCACTACCGAAGAAATATACCTGAAAGCCATTGCCGAAAAGTTTGATTATGAGAAACGGCAAATTGTAAAAGAATTTAACCGCTACGGACTGCACGCCTTACTAACTGCTCCTCATTCGCTTACAGTAAATACCCTTAACAAATACTTAGAGTTTAAAGCGCGCGGTTTATTATAGAAAGGTAAATTTTTGATGCCAACAAATTCTTCGTTTTTTGAAAACGGAAGTTCGCTCTAGTTGCATTTAAGAAGGACATTTAAGCTCTGTTTTAAGTCCTGAGTTTGAAAAGAAAGAGATTGGGAAACAACTCCCCCGTAAAGTGCTTAGTTGGACTTTTCTCAATCAAAAAATCAAGGTAGAAGTGAGTACGTCACTCGATACCAGAGCGGAAGCTTTTTTATAGAAAAACTTACTGTCAGGGAGCGGGTAGTAACGGGAAAGCAAATTAAATTTATAATAACTTTTGATAACTACCTTGAACTAGTTCGTATATGCTAAAAACTACCTGCTTCCTTTTCTTGCTCTTGGTTAGTTATTCCTCGTGTTTTAGTCAAAAATTAATTGGCGGTACTGCGGTTACTCCCAGAATGCGGGTTATTATAGACAATGATTTTAGCGGCGACCCGGATGGATTGTTTCAATTAGCGCACCTTTTGTTATCACCTTCCGTAGAAACCCGGGCGATTATTGGTTCGCACTTGAAAGTGGGAGATGGTTTTGATCCTTCCAAAACCCAGGCTCAAAATGCGGCCAACCAAGCCAAAGAACTAGTAAAAGTAATGGGCTTAAAAAGCAACGTTCCGGTTATTGCCGGTTCCAACATGGCTATGCCCAACGATAGCACCCCGGTAAAAAGCGAAGCCGTAAATTTTATTATAAAAGAAGCCTTACGCACCGACACAAAATTGCCATTATACCTGCTTTGCGGCGCCGGGCTCACCGAAATTGCCTCGGCTGTTTTAACTGACCCGCAAATTGCCGATAAGCTTACCTTAATATGGATTGGCGGTCCGGAGTACCCCGATTTGGCAGTTCCCCCACCTAACTATTCTAACCCCGAATACAACCTTAATATTGATATAGCCGCGGCTAGAGTAGTATTTAACCAATCCACTATCCCCATCTGGC
This region includes:
- a CDS encoding DUF4129 domain-containing protein, with the protein product MKGIFKYFIIFLMFGVCRSGYAVSVRSLTDSIHIAADTSRVVVRTLSADQLNAYRADPDFQYGTDVRPLTSAWDRFWRQVRAYSWEILRNRSYEGFWKYVIYGVVVGLTIFVVLKLLKIEFTGLLGKKAKAFAVPYETHAENIHALDFTSLLDEAVRQKDYRRAIRLYYLHTLKQLTDQALIDWQPGKTNRSYIREIQPQTLRKDFEKITALFEYVWYGGSQVNEAHYNTTRLAFITFNQLIGRHA
- a CDS encoding nucleoside hydrolase, with the protein product MLKTTCFLFLLLVSYSSCFSQKLIGGTAVTPRMRVIIDNDFSGDPDGLFQLAHLLLSPSVETRAIIGSHLKVGDGFDPSKTQAQNAANQAKELVKVMGLKSNVPVIAGSNMAMPNDSTPVKSEAVNFIIKEALRTDTKLPLYLLCGAGLTEIASAVLTDPQIADKLTLIWIGGPEYPDLAVPPPNYSNPEYNLNIDIAAARVVFNQSTIPIWQVPRNTYRQAILPYSQLLLKIKPQGKVGSYLSGILENLMTRIQKFVNIGETYILGDSPLVLLTALQSSFEADPSSSTYVMKMAPKINPQGAYDFNHKGRPIRVYTQLDSNLMFNDFFAKLELLNQ
- a CDS encoding DUF4350 domain-containing protein produces the protein MRNYRMSLALLAVLFATLVAVEYYQPKPVDWRQSFANKDKIPYGTYVLYQLLPDLFRNQDITTVRQPILNHLEETPVRHTNYIFINDEFVLDSLDQQALLAHVARGNQVFIAAESFAEKFKDILHFDSHFTYTKSVKDRLGVYFVNPKRGKQRYYFEKRKSEGYFTLRKGAQVTALGRNSAGLLNFISIRFGKGVFYLNTVPAAFTNYYVLSPKHTRYAATALSYLPVQPVFWDEYQKQGGMGEQSVFRVLLAHPPLRWAYYITLVALVLYVLFEGKRTQRIIPILAPSTNETLAFVRVVGNLYFNNRNHKNIAEKKIRYFLEYLRLHFYESSPINDSEAQERIAARSGVAITEVNNLFYLLQKISNVPIITDEDLRQLNQQLEAFYNQTNR
- a CDS encoding DUF58 domain-containing protein; protein product: MQFVRQLYFTSRWYYSLAALVGLLLLAFFFPALFGVARVLCGVLALLVLLDGVSLFRTNRGVFARRQLAEKLSNGSDNDITISLENHYSFPITVEVIDELPVQLQLRDTVFKVRVPTGETHLITYQIRPVKRGVYSFGAINAFVRSPLGLVRRRYQFAQNQEVPVYPSFIQMRQFELRAFTSQLAEHGLKKVRRVGHQAEFEQIRPYTPGDDPRVINWQATARRSELMVNSFQDEKSQPVYCLIDKGRVMKMPFEELSLLDYAINATLVLANVALKKQDKAGIITFAERVGTVLPAERKAAHLQKILDLLYHQKTRFLESDFESLYATVRTKIKHRSLLVLFTNFETLQAAQRQLPYLKKLARYHLILVVFFENTELRTLLDAPARTTEEIYLKAIAEKFDYEKRQIVKEFNRYGLHALLTAPHSLTVNTLNKYLEFKARGLL
- a CDS encoding AAA family ATPase; the encoded protein is MEETLTELEPRAQFSELQESVQEIKQAIGRIIVGQEEMIDLLLVALLADGHVLIEGVPGIAKTLTAKLLARTIAVPFSRIQFTPDMMPSDVLGTSVFHPGTASFQFKQGPIFSNIVLIDEINRAPAKTQASLFEVMEERHITHDGVTYPLTEPFTVLATQNPIEQEGTYRLPEAQLDRFMFKIIVPYPNLNEEVAILKVHHTQPDLKNDLDTIKPVLSAEKMASLRQQVKTVHLDEKLLEYIGQLVVQTRTHKALYLGASPRASLAILHSSKALAATRGRSFVTPEDVQELAPAVLRHRILLTPEKEMEGAQPDDIVKQIIQKTEVPR
- a CDS encoding stage II sporulation protein M, which translates into the protein MREAAFIKQNSAKWKSFENQDFLDPDLLADRFIQLTDDLSFARTFYPDSDNTLYLNALAARVHQAIYKNNRTRRNRFGQFWRYELPFLFWQHQKQLIFAFIIFTAGAAIGVLSAAFDDTFVRLILGDGYVNQTIANIKKGDPMAIYKQDGQTEMFLFITLNNIKVAFFAFVYGIFFSVGTFWILLSNGIMLGAFQYFFYKQGLLLPSVLTVWIHGTLEISAIVIAGCAGFVLGNSILFPKTYSRLDSFKRASRQGLKITVGLVPIFITAGFLESFVTRHTEMPLALSCFIILASLFFILLYFIYYPQALHAKNTHAQLSS
- a CDS encoding RDD family protein yields the protein MNTIRINTSQNVELEYEPASIGNRILAQLIDYAVYMGWFMAVGLILAVFKIGYGPILVILFYLPLLFYSLLCEIFLNGQTIGKKAQDIKVIKLNGRSPSIGDYLLRWVFLIVDTLASFGIIAIITLAANGRGQRLGDLAAGTTVIRTRAIKRNPLLAIQPEENYQVVFPEVQELTDADVALIRKLFFKARQHQNTLLLERVAEKTQETMRVTHNLSPADFLLTVLKDYQHRMAESAAL